A window of Fusarium falciforme chromosome 1, complete sequence genomic DNA:
CTGAGTCTTTCTCAGACAGGCTGGTCTTTGTTGGTGGATCGCGGGTTTGTCGTCGATGTCTTTCGAGGGGTTCGCCTGGTTGCGCCCTAGTCCAGTCATTATTTTCGCATCTATTTCCTTCACCACACTCTTTCACCATAGTTAGATGACCAAGCCCTCATATTTCAGAGGGTACTTAATGCCAAAGAACCATGACATCCAAGAATCCTAGTAActtgatgaagccatcatcaGACTGGAAACTCAATCTTTGACTCTCCCCGTTGTTGTCGCCATCGATTCGTCGCCTCAATCATCTCTGGACATCCACGGAGTAACCATCCCCACTTCTTAAAGAACCCAACGCTGACTTCCCAGCCGTACACGTCGGTTGGATCTCCCCAAACAATGAGAAACGCCTCGTCTAGTTCGCGACTGCTCACGACGCTAAGAAGATCGCAGCACAACTCGTCCTCATCAAAAACATCGTTCTTGATTCCATGCAGGATATTATCCCTCAGTCGAGGAGCAGGAAGCAAATCAGACCAAGGATGATGTGCAAAAGTCGACTGCAACTGCGTCGGACGAAGGTTCTCAGGAAAAGTCGGCTCAACAGTAACGCCATCCAAAGTCTTTGGGCCAAAAGCATTAAACTGCGAAATCATCTCGTCGCTGCAGAGACCGTCGAGTGGGATCCCGAGTGTCCGCGCATTGTGCGAGAGAGCGTTGGCGGCATTGAGTCGAATAAGCGAAGGGAGATACGTCAAGCGATGGTTCTTGAGTGTATACTGCATCTGAGCCAGCTGCATAAAGGCATACGTAACAGCCCTCCTCTGCGGATCCTCAATCATGAGGTATCCATCCAGAGGCCATGACTGAGTGACGACACTCTTGCCGTCGTTCTGCTCAAGCTTCCGCCTCCCTAGGCCACCGTTAGcgaaaggaagaaaagataCCTCTGGGTATACTAACGGTAAGCTCTCTGGTTGAGTCGATTCTGCCGCTTCCTCCTATCGGCCGACTTGGTAACTCCAGTCCAGTCGTCCTCGGGTCCTCGCAGTTCGGTGAGTTGCGGCATCCGACCGACCCGCTTCGGGGCATTTATATGTTCCGCCATAGTAATCATATAACGTTAATAGTCAAAGTGGAAACACACGTGTAGCACAACCAAAACTAGGAGTGATACTCGTATTTAAAGGTCTGCAGGTAGCTGACCGATAGATCGGAGATTCCCTCTATCACCGTTGACGCCGCCCCTCTTATCTGGGAATAGTGACCTCTTACGAGTCAACGACTGCGCCTCGAGCCTATCATTGACGGTGAAAAAGCACGCTAATGCAACCTGCTGACACCAGGATCCGAAGCTAGAGGCTGGGGGTTGATTGGGGTTCCTGGTCGACACGAGGCAGCTGTCAGACGTTTATTTCAGAACCCCGGCAGTTGAAGGACTTGGCACGTAAGAACACCGACTTTGTTGAGATAGGTAACAGATTCTATTGGATTCTTCACTTCATCTTCTTAACACCGTTTCACTCCCTATCTGAGTTTACGATCTTGCCCCGTCTCGGCTTGTCAAAGCTTTCTAGCGACCCGCTTGACTCAGGAACTCACGAATCATTCATCGCCCGGCGGTTTGCTCGGGCGGTAAACCAAGGTCTCGGCACGGGCTATCTTCCCAATTCGTCTCAGTAGCTCAGCTATGTCCGATAATAAAGTCCGAAACGGCAGTTCAAGATCCAAGCAGCCagtgatgatggcatcatcgGTGAGAAATTCCATGACGTTGTGGAGACTGAAGAATCTTGCCTCGACGATATATAAAGGCAATGGGGCCAAGACGTAGAAGAGATCATTATTCCTAAACAAacacaatcaatcaatcaatcaatcaaccaCTTCAACTTACCAACTTCTCTCCAAAATGTCGACCGATTACGAGTTCCAGGGCTGGCTCGGCCACTCCCCCGACGCCGTCAACGGCAAGATGGAATGGGGTCCCTTTGAGCCCAAGAAgtgggaggaagacgacgtcGACATCCAAATCACCCACTGCGGTATCTGCGGTTCCGATCTCCATATGCTGCGATCCGGATGGGGAGAGACCCCTTATCGTaagtgaagccatcgccaaacCCCTGCCAAACAGCCCACTGACATCAGACCAGCCTGCTGCGTCGGCCACGAGATTGTCGGCAAGGCCGTCCGCGTCGGCAGCAATGTTAAAGACATCAAAGTCGGAGATCGTGTCGGTGTGGGTGCTCAGGCACGAAGCTGTCTTCGGGATGACTGCCCCGCGTGTTCCGCGGGACTCACCAACTACTGCAAGAACGGCATCAACACTTACGGTTCCATCTACCCCGGTGACGTGGGAAAGTCGTATGGTGGATACGCCGACTATAACCGCACAGACTCGCGTTTTGTCGTAAAGATTCCTGATGGTCTTGCATCCGAGGACGCCGCTCCCATGCTTTGCGGCGGTGTCACCGTTTACACTCCTCTCCGCAACAACGGCTGCGGCCCCGGCAAGACAGTCGGAATTGTCGGTGTCGGCGGTCTCGGTCACTTCGGTGTCCTCTTCGCCAAGGCCCTCGGCGCAGACAAGGTCATCGGTATCTCTCGTCGGGCATCCAAGAGAGACGAGGTCCTAGCCCTTGGAGCCGATGAGTACATCGCCactgaagacgacgaggactgGGCAACAAAGCACGCCCAATCCATCGACCTCATCATTAGCACCGTCTCCAGCCCCAAGATGCCCCTCACCCAGTATCTGAGCCTCCTCCGCTACGGCGGCAACTTCATCCAGGTCGGAGCTCCCGACGGCGGCGAGCTTCCCCCCATCAACGCCTTCACCCTGATCGCTGGTGGTTTCAAGGTCGGCGGCAGCGCCATCGGATCCCCTAGCGATATTAAGGAGATGCTGCAGCTGGCCGTtgacaagaagatcaagccgTGGGTGGAGAAGCGATCGCTGAAGGATGCCAACCAGGCGGTCAAGGATATGGAGGCCGGCAAGGCTCGGTATCGATATGTCCTGGTTAACGAGAAGCACGCTGAGCAATAGACGAtagacgatgatgaaggatgTAGAATTAGATGTAGActagagatgagatgagatgaatgaTGAAGAATTACAAACACAATCTTACAAGTGTAGAGTAAGCAACTCGCTAACTCCATACCCCGCAAATCGCATCACACGCCCTGTGAATGATTGCTCGATCCAGTCTCGCACAACGACAGTAGCTCAACACCATAAGTACCTAGTCCACCAAGATTCAATCCATCTTGTATACCAGGGCCTCGCTATACGTTAGCTGTTCAACTACCTTACTTCGTCCAGAATGACCCGCTCAGATGAagcagcagccttcttccaCGCTGTATACTCGGCCGTCCAAGAGATCCCTCACGGCAGAGTAACTACGTATGGCCACATTGCCATGCTAGTCGGCACTCGTAAGCCTTCAACTCGAGCAAATCACCATCATGGCTAACATCTAAGCAGCCCAGCGTCCTCGCCAGGTGGGCATCTGCCTAAAACATCTCCCCTCCAATACAGATGAGCGGTTCAACCACGAAAACGTCCCATGGCAAAGAGTCATTAACGCAAAGGGCATGATTTCTCCGAGGTTAGCCAACCCCATCACACATCGAAAATCCTTCTAACAGTCCAGATCTCAACCCCAAGGTGCTCGCACACAAGCCACAGCTCTCGAGGCTGAAGGGGTACAAGTAACAACAAGCGCACTAGGAGAGCTCTCTGTAGACTTTTCCGAGTACGGATGGTTCCCAGAAACATTACCATCCGAGGAAAACGAAAATGAGCACAGCGAGTGAAATAGCATGGAAGGTCTTGAACAACTAGTATTTACCACTATCGTGCGGGAACGAATTCGTCCCGTATATGTAAATCG
This region includes:
- a CDS encoding DNA-binding-1 domain-containing protein, translating into MTRSDEAAAFFHAVYSAVQEIPHGRVTTYGHIAMLVGTPQRPRQVGICLKHLPSNTDERFNHENVPWQRVINAKGMISPRSQPQGARTQATALEAEGVQVTTSALGELSVDFSEYGWFPETLPSEENENEHSE
- a CDS encoding PKS-ER domain-containing protein, with protein sequence MSTDYEFQGWLGHSPDAVNGKMEWGPFEPKKWEEDDVDIQITHCGICGSDLHMLRSGWGETPYPCCVGHEIVGKAVRVGSNVKDIKVGDRVGVGAQARSCLRDDCPACSAGLTNYCKNGINTYGSIYPGDVGKSYGGYADYNRTDSRFVVKIPDGLASEDAAPMLCGGVTVYTPLRNNGCGPGKTVGIVGVGGLGHFGVLFAKALGADKVIGISRRASKRDEVLALGADEYIATEDDEDWATKHAQSIDLIISTVSSPKMPLTQYLSLLRYGGNFIQVGAPDGGELPPINAFTLIAGGFKVGGSAIGSPSDIKEMLQLAVDKKIKPWVEKRSLKDANQAVKDMEAGKARYRYVLVNEKHAEQ